CCCCCTAACGACTGAGCGGGTATTACTACGAAGTGGGCAGGAACAGTGATTGGGTACTACTCGGTGACTGCTGAAAGCACTTGTATCAAGTTTGTGTATGATATTTAGTATCAATTAATATAGGAATAGAAAGCGCTGTCTTCGTTCTCGAACGGCCCCTTCCATGGTCGGGGCCGGTTATACTCGCATTCAGTACGCAGAAGATGTTATGATAGCACTTGACCGAAATTGCCCAGCCTGCGGCGCACCGACGCAGAATGTTGGTGGCGTGGAAAGCTGTACCGAGTGCGTATGGTTGTATCCACAGGGAGCTGATTAACTGTCATTGAAACAGATGGAAGCGCGTGTTCTAGATCTCATGTACAGATCAGAGCCGATCGAAATAGAGCAGATTGTAGCCCGGATTGATGCTCATCCATTTGTGGTCGAGAAATGTTGTATGCATTTGTTCAAAACTGGTTTTGTCACTACGAACAGCCCAGGCGTGTACAGGTTGACCTCGAAAGGATATCGAAGATGTGAGAATACTGTTTGATCACAGTAATCATAGTCCGAGGACCCAGTTCGATATATGCGAACCTTTACAATAACATGAGCTAAAGACCGTATTCATGGGGCCACAGGCAAACCGACCGATCAAAGCCCTCCTGAAGATGGAGGAGATACTGAACGATGTCCATGAACACGACGATGCGACTGTCACTGCCGTGGCTGACCGACTTGATCGCCCAAAAAGTGTAGTTCATGACTATCTCAGTACATTGGAACAGCTGGAGTACATCGTGAATGACGGGGGGAACTACAGCTTAAGTCTTCGCTGGTTAGATCGGGGATGTAAAGTTCGAAATCGGGTCTCCATCTACGATCTTATTCGGCCGGAACTCAGACGGTTAGCACAGGAATTGAGTAACGAGATGGTCAGCTTTGCTGTCGAAGAAGAGGGCACTGTCGTCGCTCTAGAGGTCATTCAAAGCCGAGAAGATATCGAATACGAGACAAATCCAGGAATGCGGTTTCCGATTCATTGTTCGGGCTCGGGAAAGGCTATTTTGGCCCATCAACCCGAGGAGCGGGTCGATGCAATCATCGAACGACACGGCCTCCAGAAATTCACCGAGAAAACCATCACGTCGCGTGCGGAACTTTTGAACGAGCTTGAGCAGATTCGGAATCGTGGTGTGAGCTACGAGTATGGCGAATATCATCCGGGAATGGCGACGATATCGGCACCGATACTTTCCCCAGATGATACCCCACTCGGGGGGATCAGTATAACCGGCCCAGAACAACATATGACGGACTCTGATGTCAAATCATCTCTTAGTAACAAACTCTTATCAAAAGTAAATATCATGGAGTTGAACTACAGCGGGAGGAACTGATTCGTTATTGCTCCCCCGCTGGTATTGCTCCGGCTGGTAGCGTTTCAGGACGTAGTTCGAAACCCCGTGATTCCATCGCTTCGAAGTACCGATTCGGATCAAGTCCGCTCGTCTCCGTGACAAAAACGCCATCGGAACCGACTTCGTCGTCGGCCATCAGTTGGAGAGTTACCGATAGGGGTACGCCGACGTAACAACCGTACTCCCGCATCAACGTGATATCGTTCCCGTCGAAGAATGGGAACGGTTGCTCGAAATGATACACTGCCTTGTCTTCCGCCCCATCGACCGTCCCGGTTACCTCAACCGAGAGGATCGTCTGTGGGGTCCACTGAGTTTCCGGTGATAGCTGTTCTGGCGGTCGCCACTCCGTCTCCCTCCCCTCTGTTTTGATCTGTTGTTGGAACACCTCGAGTGGATCCACTTCGACTCCCTTGATCTCGATCGGATCCGCATCGAAAGCGTTCATTGCATGCAACGTCTCTTCGTACTGCCGCCATTCAGGATGCCAAACGCCACGAGTCACCACGCGGTTGACGTCCGTTTCGCGGGCGACCGGCGCTTTGGGAAACGTGACGGGTTCAGTGTGGGTGATAAGATACGTCTCCTGTTCCCCCATCGGTTCAGGGAACTCGAAGTCACGAGGTTCGCCAAATGGTGGGAAATCTTTGATGATTTCACCATCCTCGTAGACGATTCGTTCGTCGACGTTCGGATCATGTTCATACGTAACGGTATCAGTGAGTCCAGGCGTCGTCTGTGTGAGTAAACGCCACATCCCCCAGTAGAAGTTGACAGTGTCAACATTGTCGAAGTGATCACAGGCGAGCATACCAAGGGCGATTGTACTTACGAGACCCCCGTTTGCGAACCAGAGTGAGTTCCCGGTGTCAGCGAGCGTCTCCGACTGCCCAAGTACCTGGTCGAAGTCGAATGCGTTCAGATCAACCCCGGTAATACCACCGACCGATTCGATAGCAGTGAGAACATTCTTCTCGAATTGATATGGGAGTCCGTTCACCAGATAGTCGGCATCAGCAAGGATACGTTCGATGTCCTCTGCATCGGTTGCGTCGACTGGTTCGAACGAGAACCGATCATCGTCGATGAGTTCTAATAACCGCTTGGCGTTCGTGTCATCAGCATCGGCCACGACTATTTCCTCGAATTCGCTGTGCTTGTGCAGATCGTAAACGCAGGACGAGGTCATCGCTCCCGATCCGCCTAGCACGACGGTCTTGTCAGCCATAAGGCAGTATAACAGTACTCATGGAGTCAATTGAGTATTGCGGTTAAATATGGTCAAGAGTTACGTATGGATGACATCTATGTTCGAAGCCAATTTTAAATCAGCGCACTTCATAGGTGTAGATCGATGGGTAACTACCTCGTGTACGCAGTTTCGGCAATGGCACTCTACGCAGGTTGGGCGTTCTTCGCGAAGCTCGCTACGGACGTGATCCCGCCAGAACAGAGTGTTATATTCACTTACGTGAGCAGTATACTGATTGTGTCTGGGTACTTCTTCGCAAGCAACACGCCAATGGAGGTAGAACCGCGTGGAATCGGGTTCTCGTTACTCGCCGGTGTCCTGATCGGAGCCGG
This region of Halostella salina genomic DNA includes:
- a CDS encoding saccharopine dehydrogenase family protein, with translation MADKTVVLGGSGAMTSSCVYDLHKHSEFEEIVVADADDTNAKRLLELIDDDRFSFEPVDATDAEDIERILADADYLVNGLPYQFEKNVLTAIESVGGITGVDLNAFDFDQVLGQSETLADTGNSLWFANGGLVSTIALGMLACDHFDNVDTVNFYWGMWRLLTQTTPGLTDTVTYEHDPNVDERIVYEDGEIIKDFPPFGEPRDFEFPEPMGEQETYLITHTEPVTFPKAPVARETDVNRVVTRGVWHPEWRQYEETLHAMNAFDADPIEIKGVEVDPLEVFQQQIKTEGRETEWRPPEQLSPETQWTPQTILSVEVTGTVDGAEDKAVYHFEQPFPFFDGNDITLMREYGCYVGVPLSVTLQLMADDEVGSDGVFVTETSGLDPNRYFEAMESRGFELRPETLPAGAIPAGEQ
- a CDS encoding EamA family transporter produces the protein MGNYLVYAVSAMALYAGWAFFAKLATDVIPPEQSVIFTYVSSILIVSGYFFASNTPMEVEPRGIGFSLLAGVLIGAGTLAYYIALDTGSATVVTSISGMYIVGTAILGMIFLGDTLSGTNFVGIAFAVGAVVLLAQ
- a CDS encoding IclR family transcriptional regulator translates to MGPQANRPIKALLKMEEILNDVHEHDDATVTAVADRLDRPKSVVHDYLSTLEQLEYIVNDGGNYSLSLRWLDRGCKVRNRVSIYDLIRPELRRLAQELSNEMVSFAVEEEGTVVALEVIQSREDIEYETNPGMRFPIHCSGSGKAILAHQPEERVDAIIERHGLQKFTEKTITSRAELLNELEQIRNRGVSYEYGEYHPGMATISAPILSPDDTPLGGISITGPEQHMTDSDVKSSLSNKLLSKVNIMELNYSGRN